The window ttgatatttttattaattaataaattattcctATAGTAtttgaaaagaatataaaaCTTGTAATGttaaattagtaaaataaattattttcaaacttgaattatttctatttttaaatagtcaaattaaatttacaacATAATTAGaggaaaatatttatatttatattttttagaaaaatactaaaaaaaaaaaatagaagaggaTCCAATTGGctccaaaattttaataattatattttttttcaatgttctatgattaaaaaaaatgaagtttataGTGAGTGCCCAATAAAATGACCTAATCATGGTATCAAATAGGATTAAACTTTTGTTGACCGTACACCAATTGAAAAAGGGAACACTTCAACCATAGAACTCTTGGACAAGAAAGGACTTCTTTGGAGCAGCCATGGCTGACTCAACCTTTTCTTGGAGTAGAGGTAGCCTTGTTGGTCAAAGGAAAAACATTGAAATGGTCTATTCTTCTAAAGAAGTTgaaaatgtttctttttttctcccctAACAATTGTGCTAATCTCTTATTGATTGGTGAAAATGGAAGCCAAAAATACATtggattatttttcataatttaaggAATTGGCATCAAATAGTTAaggatttattaaaatttacatgatcaagatttaaatttgaaagtttgaTGATTTGAATATGTTTGGATTCAAAAAGATAAATggttttattgatttttttaaccaattatataaaagtttaactaaagttatgtttggtgtcgggaaagggaaaaaaataaattatatttaaatgtcattggaaaaaaaaaatcaaggaaaagataaaagggaaaatgttaaaaagattttttttcatgttttttttagataaagGTAAGAAAAATTTAGGGCAAATCATTTCtcaacaatttaattttctttccttcaagtTTTCTAAAGACAACCCACTAATAGtggaaaatttgtaaaaataattagaatattagtaaaaaaaaaattattaataaataactCAAGCAATTCCTTTAAGTTGTCCTAAGTCTAAAGGGAACATGatggaaaatttagacttgaaTTTTAGAAATGTCAAATAAGGAGGTGACTTGCTTTCATGGAGAAGCATAGGGAATGAGAAGGGGCAAACCTCAAATAAAGTTGGTCACAACCTTTGACAATGGTGAAATTGTACATGAAACAAGATACCAACATACCcagattttttctattttctatataaCCATTGTCTATTGAGTAGCATTCTACAAATTAAGctcaagagaaagaaaactgcAGAAAGAAATATGGAAGCATCACAAGAGAAAGTGCAATCTGATCACAAGGCATTTGGATGGGCAGCTACAGACTCCTCTGGCCTCCTTTCTCCTTTTCACTTTGCCAGAAGGTATATATGCATGTACCCATTCGTATCACTTAGCTTTTGAATGAAGATTTGTTTAGTCATAATGGTTTTTATCAATTTGCATATTGATGTGAGCAGAAGCAATGGAGATGATGATATCACAATGAGGATTCTTTACTGTGGGATTTGCCACACTGACCTCGGCATGCTTAGGAATCACCATGGAATCTCTCTCTACCCTCTTGTTCCTGGGTATATGTCCTTAGCTCCCTTTctatactaataataataatccattTGGAGGGGtcaaataaattctaattaGTGTTAATGAAATTTATGACAGGCATGAAATTGTGGGGGTGGTGACCCAAGTGGGCTCCAAGGTACACAAGTTCAAGGTTGGAGACAAGGCAGGTGTGGGCACCATGATAGGCTCCTGTGGTGCATGCCAAAACTGCCAAGACGACTTGGAGAGCTACTGTCCCTCCATGACCACCACCTACACCATGTTTTCACCCGATGGAAGCATCAACTATGGAGGATTTTCTGATATTCTTGTGGTTAATGAGCACTTCGCCGTGCGTTTTCCGGACAACCTTTCACCAGAAGGTGGTGCACCGTTGCTTTGCGCCGGTATCACGGTCTATAGCCCCATGAAGCATTTTGGGCTGACTCAGCCAGGCATGCATCTGGGTGTGGTTGGGCTGGGTGGACTAGGGCATGTTGCAGTGAAGTTCGCTAAGGCATTTGGTATGAAAGTCACTGTGATTAGCACGTCCCTCGCGAAGAAGAATGCTGCTCTTGCTGAGCTAGGCGCTGATTCATTTTTAGTTAGCCATGATTCGGAGCAAATGCAGGTAATTAGACCTTGCTAGAAGCAATTGTCTAGATCTTACCCTTGGATTGGATCTTGACCATCTCATTTAAAAACCAATTGGTATCCGATGAgagttgtttaattttttatggggTTTTGATCATCTTATCTGAAAGCTAATTGGTATCATATGAGAGTTGTTTAAACCTTAATTTCCGATTGGTCAATCAGGTTTTGACCATCTTATTTAAAAGCCAATTGCTGTCCAGTGAGATTTGTttaaaccttactcttccatcGAGTTTTGACCATCTCATCTAAAAACCAATTGGTATATGGTGAGAGTTGTTTAAACCTTACCAATTAGGATTTGATGAGGGTATGCTAAGTCTTTTATGATTGGTGTGACATAGGCTGCACTCGGGACAATGGACGGCATCATCGACACTGTGTCTGCGCCCCATGCTTTGAAGCCTTTGATAGAACTATTGAAGCGGGATGGGAAGCTGATAATGTTGGGTGCACCAGACATGGAGAAGCCGACTGATTTGCCTCTCTATTCCTTGTTTGTTGGTAAGTGAAAAGAGAGACGGAcggaaattaattaaatgaaatagaTCCATACAGTGTGTGAATAAAAGTAACAGAATGTTGAAATGAATCCAGGGAGGAAAGTGATATCAGCGAGCATGACAGGAGGAATGAGAGAAACACAAGAAATGATGGAGTTTGCAGGGAAGCACAACATAAGTGCAGATGTTGAAGTCATTTCAATGGCGGATGTGAACACAGCCATGGAGCGACTGACTAAAGGGGATGTCAAGTACCGTTTTGTCATTGACATTGCCAACTCCTTAGCTACTAATTAGAATATAGCAATATGTACTTAGGTTTTAATTTAAGTAATTAGCCAACAGGCACAATGCTATATAGGTGTTCTGtttattaatatatgatttatATATTAATCCTTTAAAACCATTCTAACAAACTTTGTACTTGTGTTGATGCTTTTTGCATTATCCTcaacttctaaaaaaaatgcatttattcGGATATTAATTTGAAGTGTTTACAAGAATATCAAGAatggaaagtaaataaaattaattactttataTGTCATAACCTCGCTCTCTACCCAATATTGTCAGGTTCAAGGTTGCACCAGccggaaagaaaataaaattaattactcTATATGTCATGACCTGCTCTCTACTCGATATTGGCAGGTTCAAGGTTGTGGTGGTGCATGTACGATCCTAGTGTATTGTGAAAGTCTTCTATATATGGCTCTTCCTAGTCCACCTAACATTCCCATTTGCACACTATCGATCAAAGATCATGCTCTAATACCATTCTGTCACCATCTTACTCTCCACTTGATATTTTCGAGTTTCAAGGCTGTAGTGGCATACACATGACCTACAAGCCGACCCTAGTTTTGCTTCTTTAATGGACCTACACCTTCAAAAAAATGTCTCAATAGTGTGTTGTGAAAGCCCTTCATATATGGTTTTTCACCATTCAGTCCCCGAGAAATGTGGAACACTACAccatataaaacaaataattttttttaatattagtatTATCCTTTTAATAATCCTCattccaatattttattttagaatgaGGATGTTTTCATCATACAAATATTAAGTGAGATTAGAACCAACCCATAAAAATGTTTGGTATAAGTAAtcaaatgaaatttgaattataaatatctatattttattaattaagaataattattaaaagataattttaatcttcttcacaatcaaattattattaatatttatgtaaataaaataaaataaatataatttttttcattaatctaTCTTTTATGTGCTAGAATCTCACacatttgatattatttaacaTATGAATAttctcaatttattaaaaaatttaatattgaatcaaataaattaagatatttatttgatatattaaagtaaactataatatataaaaccttttcatttaaatttttaataattaaaatatgatattatcttagttaataataattaaataattgttACAAAAAACAAGGTTTGTTACGAAAGTTTGTTAGAATGTATAATCATCCGTTCCGTGATATTTCTCAACTATTGTTGTTGACTTCCTCTCGACTTTCTTTAAAATGGGGGTCTACTAATgaaacttaaataaaattttattcccaCAATCTTTTCTTCCAATTCTTAGCATGAGCTATTATATAATTATGTTCTTCCACTTATCTGATTCAAATTCAAGtgttaggtggtgtttgtttttttgactttttgctgaaagcaatttagttttagaatttaaattgtttgtttttctactttttcatgacttattataaattttttactaaatagaaaaagtcaaaatatataactttttcttaatagaaaaaataacatattggtttttttactttttaatacttaatagaaataaaatactacaaaaacaaacaacctaatatttaacactattaagcattaaagttctatttagaattaagtaaaaaaacaaacaccaccttagtgtcCTTATCTGATTCAAATAGAATAGAGGAGCACAAGGCTACACCAGAGTGCAAAGTCTAGCTCATCTATTTTTAGAGACTTTTACATGATAAGAAAGATGGATTATCCTAACTTGCCTAATTACACAACACATCATGAAGATGTATGCCTTGTGGACCATGCTACAACATGTACGATTCTTTGAGATAAAAAGTATTTCTCAAATGTAACATTTGCACCACCTAATGTTAATACAAAATTAGGTTCTATAAATCCGATTCAAGGCTTCAGAAGAACTACTATTGTTTTACCTAGTGGAACCAAATTTAATATTGATGATGCATTATATTTTGATAGATCCAAAAGAAATCggtttatttttaaagatattcacCAAAATAGATATCAT of the Vitis vinifera cultivar Pinot Noir 40024 chromosome 10, ASM3070453v1 genome contains:
- the LOC100243859 gene encoding probable mannitol dehydrogenase, giving the protein MEASQEKVQSDHKAFGWAATDSSGLLSPFHFARRSNGDDDITMRILYCGICHTDLGMLRNHHGISLYPLVPGHEIVGVVTQVGSKVHKFKVGDKAGVGTMIGSCGACQNCQDDLESYCPSMTTTYTMFSPDGSINYGGFSDILVVNEHFAVRFPDNLSPEGGAPLLCAGITVYSPMKHFGLTQPGMHLGVVGLGGLGHVAVKFAKAFGMKVTVISTSLAKKNAALAELGADSFLVSHDSEQMQAALGTMDGIIDTVSAPHALKPLIELLKRDGKLIMLGAPDMEKPTDLPLYSLFVGRKVISASMTGGMRETQEMMEFAGKHNISADVEVISMADVNTAMERLTKGDVKYRFVIDIANSLATN